The Arctopsyche grandis isolate Sample6627 chromosome 12, ASM5162203v2, whole genome shotgun sequence genome includes the window CATAATTACAAtggaaattcaaataaaagtatttcagataatgtatttttatatgattcTAAGTATAATACATCAATATTCACTACTAAAGATCCACTCCCGTCAATATCAGGACATAATTTTAGAAAAACAGAGCAGAATAATGAAATTGATGAAGTTATTCTCAAAAATTACTATAACGATAGCAAAATCGAAGATGATGAGAGTGAAATGAAGTTTAAAGctttagaaaataaatacaagaatgagaaaaaatataatgataatgTTTCAAGTGAATATTCTATTGAACTAAAACCATCTAAGCAAGACTCTGCTTACTTAGATAGAGCACTTTTATTTGACAATGAACACAATTTTGAAGTTCAGAATTCGtcacaaaataattatttgaattatacaaaaaaatttcaaagtgGTATTTGtgatattaatgaaaatttagattcaaacaaaaaatcacaaaaattggaTACAACTGTAAATTTTGGAGAAGCTGATAATCCCAATAATAATTTTGCTGACGAACAACAAAAATATCAAGAAACCATAGATCCAACGCttcacaatataaaacaaaaccgATATTTTGACATTCCAAATTATGATAGTAGCATTCCAACAAAAGAAAACGAAGATACATGCAAATCGGATTACAATGAAGGTTCAAAAAGTCAAAAGAAAGTCACTGAAAGTGATAGCAATAATTTTGAGgctaatgaaaaaaaagaaaaagataaCATTACAGACTATCCTCTATACTTAGAAGAGAGCGAAACAAAGACATATACTTCAAAAGTCATCGAGGAGTATAAACAAGAAATAGCATCTATCAATAATTTTCATGATCTAACTTTAGAAGATTTAAGGAAGAAAtgtgatgaatttaaaaatcatattggCTTTGATTCTaccatgtataataaaaatgtaataaatattagtacatcTGGCAGCGAAGACGATATAGACAAAGTTCCAATATTTAAAACCAGCCAAGAAAAatattctgaaaataaaaaatataataaaaccaatACTAATAAACGTACAGTTATTAACGATAGTGAAACAGTCGATAATTTCAATTCGCTGGAAACATCTTATAATAGCTCCAAAGAGACACTCAAGAAGGATATGATTAATAAAAATTCTATGTATCGCAATgtgaaagaaaaacaaaaaacatcCAAGCCAAAGAagagagtgaaaaaaaaagatccgatatatgaaaataaaaacaaatttggaATGGACGATTTAAGTTCTAaaaaatttttcacaaaaaagAACGATTTTGATGCTAAAAAACTACCCGAAAGTGTATCGGATTATCAGAAATCAAACCGAAACGCAATTAAGTTCAGAGCTCAAAAAATAATGTTAACCAAAAGTAGTACTAAAACAAACCATACTGTATATTTTGATGACGATAAAGATGTAATTTCCTGGATGGAGACACGAATTCACACTCCATTAGGAGACGTTTCTTCATGTGAAACCACAGATAGAAACAAGATAGTCAAAGAAAATAAGTATAATGATAAGGAACGACTGAATCGAAGTAGCGTACGCTTTGAAGATGAAATTATTCCAATTTCCAAATTGGCGAGTGAAACACCTTATTCTACTAATAGCTGCTTAAATTCTAATCATTCGGAAAATTTCATCAGTACGAGTCCACAAGATACACTTTATACCAAAAACGCAAAAGAATCTCCTTCTCGTGTTACTGCCGAAGTTAACACACTTAaatcttcagagagaattaacCCTAATGAaagttttgaattaaataatgctCTTGACGATGATTCTATGATAGCAGACATTTATTCAACGCTAAACGATATTGACATTCACTGTAACATTCAAGAGAAAGATATAATTACAAGCAAATCATTGGAAGAAACTTTTGACACAACAACTACTGAATACAAGTAAGAATTATTCACTTTTGTACCTTTGTATTTcatattcaatttgaaatatttgattggaaaaattaaaaaaattttaacttctATAGGGACATAGCAAACTACTTGGAAAGAATTGAGAAGAGTGCAAACGAAGACATGTCGTCATTTTCCCATAACCAACCATTATTTGCATTAAAGCAAgtgtattttacaaatatatgaaataactGATAAcactgtatatatttaatatagtaATCGTTTTAGAGTTGAAGAGTTAATGGAACTGAGTAAATCAGAGCTTGCACACCGTGCCGTTGTTGGGGTGTTGGCTGCAGGACGTGCGTCTGCTATTGCATCAGGTCTTCGAGGTGCACTCACTCGTGCCGCTAAAGAATCTGCAGCACGTCTTAAAGCCATCAAGACATCTGCGAAACAAGAAGTCACTATAGCTGCAGCCCAAACAAACCATGCTGTCGCTAGACACCAAAAATTTATTGAACAAGTATTGGTTTTgagaaatgttttattatttgtacatatgtacatatactatgatATATGATAACATTTTTTGCAGTTGGTAAATGAAAAGAAAGCCTTAACTGAACGGATCGAGCAATTGGCAGGAACAGCTGCTGGAGCTGAAGCTCGTAGAGGCCGTGCAGCAAGAGCGTCTGCTGAACGTCTTCAATTAGAGCTTCGCAACCAAAGACAGAGACTAACAGCTGCGCATCAACGCGATAAACAAGCATGGCTTAAACATCACACACAAAAAATTAAGGTTTGgcattataaaataatcaatcatCTTGtcagaatatgaaaatataacaacTGTTTACAATTTTGTAGGATATGACTGTAAAAGAATTAGAGAGCGAATTCCAAGAGATTGAAAAGAAACACGCAATTCAGTTAGTAAAAGCCCAACAAGATGCCGAATTAGCTCTTGCTGAATTACGGGACCAACATACAAAGGAAATCAGAAAGATGAAAGATAATGCAGCAAGGCAACTTGATGATGAATTGGATAAAGAACGATTTCTTGCTACCGAAAGGTAAAgctataatttcactgtaagtgaatgaaattatataaataaaaaatgagtttTGTTTGACATCTTTAACAGGTTGGAGCAAAAACGAGCAGAATGGGAGGCAGCTATGGTCAGTGCATCAGAGAGAGTAGAGCAGGAGGCACGAGATGCTGCCCGGCGTGCTGAAGAATCCATCCGGAATGCTCGTCATCAAGCTGACCTATGGAAAATTGAACAAGAAGAAGATCTAGCACGACAGAAAAATATAATCGAAAAGCAAATCGATGAAAAGAAATTTCTCATAAAGGTAAAATTTCatctttaataaaattatgaagTTTGGCTTAGtaagtttttaaattgaaaaaatataatactttatgaTAAAAATAGGAGGAACTGAAACAACTTAaagaaaaaatgataaaagaaTTCGATGATTATAAAGTTGACTATTCTAAAAAACAATCggtaattttaaaagaaaaagaatCAGAAATTCATTTAATGTTAAGGCGAGAACGAGACAAGGAAATCGAGAAAGTTATCGATTGTATGGAAACAGAAGCTCAAGAAGGTCGTAACAATATGCAAGAAAATATCAAGTAagtgatataaataatatttaacgtcATCAATaaagtaatgataaaatattcaatatgcaTAATTATCTaggaaaatgaaagaaaaatacgaAAGTGATGTAAAAGCATTAGAAGATTCCGAAAAGATAGCTATTCATCGTTGTAACGATTTGAGAGAACAACTCGGAGAAGTTCAGGAACAATGTctgatataatatttacattttaatatttgcgGTAGCTGGCACTGTATGTAGGTCAAAAATTATGTCTCAAATTTTGATTGCTCCTTTTTAGGTTCTAAACATCAAATTACAATAACGCAGTTGGAAGGGAAATTAAAACAAGCTGAAGAGGTTAGTTTATGTATAAGTTTAGGTATAGGaaagtatatgtatactagtggttttacccggcttcactcggtatttttaatataaaccgcttaaacatgactaatctaatagtaaacattttattaaatttatttgaatagttttattttatataaatttatttgaatagttttatttaaattaaattgactgtcacgaacaaacaaacatatatactgagtgtttttcgaaattatatgtataccagaatccagagCCTGCACCCTCGGCGCCTGCCcccccggcgccttcgcccccgggaactttgaatcgaaaaaaatcgaatcagcgcctatgaatcgaaaaaaaaaattgaatgtgttgtctacgcaccaaccaaccaaggttacatatttatatatatatgcaaagtcgaaatttcgaaattatatattagatatgtatatatgtaaccttggttcgtaaacaacacattcgattttttttcgattcaaaggattcgaaaacCCCGGGGACGCAggcgccagattctggtatacatataatttcgaaatagacttagtatatatgtttgtttgttcgtgacagtcaatttaataaaaaaaacaaatgaatattcaaataaatttatataaaatgtttactataaaattagtcatgtttatattacaaataccgagcgaagccggataaaaccactagtcatATTTaacttcaaattcaaaaattaatttaattttcatatcgaATTGTACTTGTTTATAGATAAACTCTCAAAACACAGTTCAAACGGATATGTTGATAAAAGCAGCTGAATTAGACCTTCAATCACAATTACAGAACATGCAACAAAAACATAAAGATGAAATGCATCAATTATTTGCAAAGTGAGTGCAATCATAATTAGTGtgtcaataataattaatgttttacaaatacaaaattttactaTGAATAATTCTGTTTTCAGAGTAAAGGTAGTAATTGCCAGAAAAGACGATGCTCTAACTTTAGCACGAAGAGAAACTTCAAGTCTAAGAGAACGCTGTATCCGACTTGAGGCTaaacgtatataatattttgatttggaGACCAATATAAAAGACTTTTTATAACTAGTTTGTTTTAATAATTCTGAAatcaatacatatgtgcatatgtatatgtacttgatGTGTACTAAATCTGAGAATTGCTTTTGATATCATTGTTAAGATATGAGctacatgtataataattttatacataagtatctGTGTGTTCTTACTAAAATGGATAAACTtagtcaaattattttaaaagtacatatttatcttaatacagtagaaataatagaaacgattgatttaattactttagtttattaaaaatataatacatcctaaaacatatttcaatgataaaatgattacattttacatataatctttttatatgtatacgagtatatgcatgtttttacaaatgtacatttattatacctataatataatatatacctaccACAATAGTGTGCTATAATCGCTTGATATTATTCTTCTAACAattattaatagttttaataaaaaagcatgaaatacaaaataatatctctaagcataaaattaaaaaaaaaaatcaaatatgtattaatttaaatcTCATGGAATCAGAATATGGtaaacacattaaaatattggatttaaattttaactacCAAAAAATAGAGCGTTTGAAATGACACATAAAGCTTATCCAAAATGGATTTctaatttatgtacatgcagatttatagatacataaatCTAATACAAAACCTGTATTATAgaaatatttgtgtatattcaTAGTTCATAATAAGCTCCATACAATATACATTCTAATCACTGATACATTAGTAAATTTTCTAATTTCCAAAATGTCACTGTAATTgacaatcaataaaattaaattaaactgcatatgtatttaaaaaaaagtgtgaATAAAATGTTGCTATAcaaaataaactacatatatttgttcGTTCTTCATCACACTACTCTGgtaagatttaaatatgtatgtttttattacatttttaatgaaatggcataatataatataattaataatttaaggcGAAATTTAATtctgtaatgtatgtaatgGCAAAAACATCgacattttcataaaaatatatttttacttaaacaTTATGGTTATTTATAGACATCTcagaatgtaatttaattttcaaaatgtcaatttaataataaaaaaaaaatatatgcgtaatttaaatcacatttttaacgaatatacatatgtattcaacatTCTCGAAATATATTCGACTAAACTCGACATTTGAAAtaagaaaaaccttgtaaaaaaattaaacagtcaaaattatctagaaaaaaataaaacaatttatatttgcaaatgctggaacattaaaaatatttatgtaaaaagttAAACTAAGTGTTCTTTATGATTTtcctacatacaaaaatattcgaaataagATACAGCTCAAATGCAGtacttgtataaatttataacttgGTTTACTTCTATAGGAATGGTATcgagaaaatacaaaaatctattttcaaatatttacacaaagataaaataacaaaaaaagtttttttttgtataaattacaaaataaatataataatggaaacaaaaataaaagtcaaaaaatcaacaaaagcaatatttaggctttttattattgctttGGCAAatagcaatatatatatatatttggacCCAcagaaatagtaaaaatattcaaacaacGAAAAGTTAAATCAATCAACGGGTGGTGGTTGCAAAGTAATATTCGATGTAGGAGCTTGTGTCAGGTACCCAGCACTTTGTGGCACTCCACCTAAAAAGAAATTAGCATAACATTAATTATACAAATCATAAAATTCAcccaaaatacaaatacatgtgTGAAACACACCAGTAAGATATCCAGCAACGGGCGTATCAGCAATAAATAGGTCATGTCTTTGATTTGCATATTGTTGCCATGCAGGGCATGCAGCGAGTGCAGTTCGTACTCTTTCACCGTGAACAATGGACCGCGCCATAGCTTTAAGAGCTGCTACAGCTTGTGCTGTTATCTGTCCAGATGGTGGAACACCTTCTAATTTGCCTTCTAATAGTAAAAGTAATTGACCTACCATATCAGTTTCAAGTGCCTGTGAACAAATATAAGCAATCAATCAATTTGTTGTACGTGCAGCTGAAATCAATAACACAGAAATTTATTTACTTGGTGTACAAGCTCATCTGTATTGGCAGTACTGGTGAATATTCTCGACAGAGCCTCGCAAGCAAGTCCAACCATCTCACGTTTGGTTTTTATGGCTTGTTTTATACCAGCGATGCAATCAGTTTGAGAAAGCGCGCTGAcgcaaatctaaaataaaaataagaataattactttataaaaataaattaaacgtaAACATTGTATCTCCATAGTTACTTACATGATTACtagatattgtatgtaaaatcgGTAAAACATGATGTGGATTAGTAGCAAGATAGCGACAAAGTCTAGGTAAATGACCATGGCTAGCTACTAGATCGGTTAATACCGGTTGCGCTCCGAGAAGACCACATAATGCTTTTCTACACAATTCTAGAGCCTCTTCCTGCAATAACATAAAGGTCAATTTAGTACATGAATAATTATGATAGTATAATAGTATTAAAACGTGCTTATAAAATACCTGTCCATCTCTTTGTAAGCCCACCATAACAGAGTCCAGCAAATCGGCAAGGAATGTTCGAGGACTTCGCAGCGTCCATTGTGGATTGGCAACAAATAAACGCAAATAAACACCACCAACGACAATTTCGCCAGGTGGTGTCCAAACAAGACCAGAATTAGTCTCATTGGGGTCAATCGAAGTATTCCATAACACGCCTGGATCACTTATCTGCATCGTGAAATGTCTGTAAAGAAGCGTGCACATACAGTGTAACTTTTATAACgaattttataaagaatttCCATTCAAAGTGTTTCAATTACTCGTCTTTATGTCTTGACACTATTGAAGATACTCTGTCTTTCGCATCGGTATCCCAAACAAGCTCAGGATGCCGCTCACATGTGTTGAGCATTCGGGCTGCAACTGCACCACCTCCGGATCGCATAGCATCCGCAAATATTGCAGGTAAATAGCGACATAAAGACAATTTTACCTGCAAATTACATATCGTGTTATATTATTACTCTTATAGATTTATGGCACATACGTAAATTTAAGTAAAGTATTATACTTTAGGTCCGTGCAGCTTGTCAGCTATCATTTTAGCAAGGAGCTCTGCTGAAGTTTCTATCAAATTCTCAGAGTTCGAATTACAAAATATGTCCAACAAGTATATAACAGCAcctatgatattatttttttatatatgtatgtatcaaaagTGTCATTAatgaaaactttaaatattCAGATTAGGGTACCTTTGTTAAGGGCTTCATTTACTATAGAAGTATTAGTAAGTAGAGGCGATAAAGCATCCAAAGCAGAAGCCTGCAATTGATCACTTGCTACTGCGGGCAATAAGTGTCCCAAAAGCTTTCCAGCTGCAATGTCTTCAACGCATTCTGAGCATCCTGCACTAGATATTACAACCTACAAGGAaattatcattaataaaaatgaataataataaaaatatattaaattaaattatgagtGCGCTGACATTCAATGCTTTTTTCAGTACTTCGGGGTATCCTCTCGCACTCAATAAACCAAATATCAATCCAAAATGTCCAATACATTGTATTTCAACACCTTCaacaataaagtaaaaatataatattatactttgtattttaattaaaaataattaaaaaaaaaatgaattcatcTAACCTGGATTAGTTTTAATCACATTTGCTATTGCTTCCAAACACATAACCATATGAGAAATTATCTCATTATTCATTAAACCACATGATTGTTTTCCTAACAATTCTAAGAGATCAAGTGCAAATCCTTTCGCATTCtaaatattgaaacatattgAATTAATAGTAATAACTAACAAACAAAACATACAACATTGAAATGATCATTAACCTCAATGGGAAAGGTTGGTTGttcattatatatttgtacGAATATTTCACCGACAATAAGCTGTCCCTCATGAGCTGAGTATTTAAATTCAGTACACAGTATAATATcgtcatcatcgtcatcatttaTAGCGTACTGTTTCCTATTATTGAGAAATTCTGAGAGCTCTGCTCGAGTGCTATTATCCCAAATGAGATATGGGTTACGCCAattagaatttaaaattttgagcaactaaaagtaataaattcataagaaaaatcatataaataaaataatgcttaAATAAGATTGAATAACAACCTCTTCTGGTTTATCATTGCTTAATTTCTTCGTGAGATAAGGCGTAAAAAGCGACTTAAAAGCATTGGTAGCTAATTGATTGCGAGGTATCTCTTGGTCTTCTAATAAATAACCACCGAGACTAGCACATGCTACAATCGAAAGTTTTGCTAATTGATTGGCTACTTCCTGTAAAAAATTGggataagtttaataaaaaaaatttaacggtGACTGTTAAATTACATGCATTTTCGAATATAACCTGTTGGTTAGCATCTTGAGATCTCTCGACTCCGCCTTCATCTAAAGTGAAATCATAACATAACATAGCTTTCATTAAGGGCCACAAAGCTCCACATCGTAATAATCGGGTTTGTAAAGCTCCATCTACGCAAAGAGCAGCTACACAACGTACACCACTGCAGCACAATGCCCCCAGATGCTGAAAGTAAAATTTAACATGAATTGCAATTTGGCAACATTGATTAAATTAGAATACGCGAAAAAGTTAACATACATTGAATTGTAATATTCTACACAGATCTACAATTAAACTTGGCATTTCTCCAATGACATCTCTACAATGAGGGAATTTAGCTGCCACGGCGTAGCATTGACTGATGTGATTGCAAACTTGAACGGCAACATCTGTAGGTTTTGATGACAAGCTTATGACCGAAACGCATCTTGAATACGCTTCCAATAGTACCTAAAATTGATAAGTGTGTAATAAAAACATTGTGATAGttctaatcttaaattatttaaatcgtaTGAGTTTCACCTGAATTCCACCTTCCCGTCGTAGTTCTTCAGCATTGAGAGCTGAACAACTAACCGTATGATAAGCTAATTCACAGCCGGCGGCCAACAAAGGTGCCGTTTTACTAAAGAGGGCTTCGTCACTCGTTTCCATCTGAATGGTTTTGATTAATTGTGGATAACCGGCATACTTATATGGTTCAAGttctaaaataaaagtaatcatATTGTAAAGGTCAACGGAaacatgaaatttaataaaacatattcAATTTACAATAATTACCTTCAGAATACCGACTAAACAATATGCTTTGTGCTCTTAATACTAAGACTATATTATTTGGATTGGGACCATCCCCTGTCCATATACTTCTACTACACAAAAATTCATAAGCTTGATTTACGGCTTCAAATCGATCCTAAAAAAACATACaagtattataattttgaacAGATAATTTACTGTACATATAAAGATCTATCACATACTCTGCCTTGGGGATTCTTATCAGGATGAAATTGCTGGGCAAGTTTATAGTATGATTTACGAACAACAGCTTCATCATGATGTTTACCAGGAGCTAAACCTAGAGATTTATACGCTTCATCGACTGTCATAATAGGAGGTTTCTTTTCTACTTCTTTTTTCCAAGCCTCAAGTACATCTTTGAGTAATTTCAcctataaattttcaatgaatattattataacaaattaaaaaaataaaattagaaaagaTTACATTGTGAATAAAGCAATTATTACAGAATCAGGAATAGGCCAATCCGGGAACCGATGTGTATCGCATAGATGCCGTAAAtagaaaatattacaaaatagttCTGAATCTAATTGAGTATATCTCACAGCTGGGATTGCAAGATAAGGATAGCGGGCCCCCGAATGAGCTCTGAGACGTGGTGTGAAATCTCCAATGTGAGCAGAAACTTTAACAATCAACATTCGTCTGAAAGAAAAATTACATATCCTTGtacattatttgaaattaaaaagaaattgcagtataaaaatttaaaaacgaaaCCTCATTTCAGCATTCCATATAGCTTCAGGAGTATCATATTCTCCCAAAAATATTTGAGCAAACTTTTCAGCTCCATGATTGTGCAAGTAGCAAACCATCGCTTCTGGTAACAATTGACCTAATATTGATCTTTGCATGATATCAGATGAAACctgcaattttatatataataaatagaaatactaccatctaaaattttaattaaaatgaagcGAATATGATTATTCAACTCACATCTTCTGTTCTGAACGCTTGCTTCATGTGTGTTAATTGCAAAAATCTTGCTATCGGTAATAAATTACTACCCGTATACATAAGTATGAAATAGAACACTCCTGTTAAGTATAATTTCGATATTTCTGGATTATCTTGTATAACTTCACAAAGTAAAATCGCTACTTTTTCAACAAGAACTGGATCGAATGTTAACAAAATTTGGACGACATGCGCTAAACAGTAAGAATCAGAAAGAACGCGTTTTATTTTTGGCAATGGGCGCACTATTGCATTGTCTTCATCTCTACAATCCAAACAGGAAGCATAAATAAGTGAAATTAGtagaatagtaataataaaaaatatcacaaaacaaACCTGCTTGGATAATATTCGCAACACTTAATTagaatattcaaaatttgagTTGCCAATTCAGATTCATTAAAAACTGGCGTTCCTCTAGCCAAAAGAGTCCATTTTAATTGTGGTATTGCTTGCAACATTCTCCATCCATCCATACCACTTGCCCAACACTTTGTACGcgcatttattttttgatctttATACAAATCTTTAATCTGGAAAAcgtcaaataaataaacgtcAAATGCTTACGCTCACAACATGAGCATATTTTAAAGATAACAAATGACTAACATCTTGAAATGATACAGGTCCAGTTCTCTCTATTTGTCCCTGAGCTTTTTCAACGTTGTAATACCATTCTTTATCAGTGGTTGATTGACCTGAATTTGGAGCAGCCTCCAACAAGTTACTTTGTGCTGGTACGGTAGCTCTAGCGGTATGAAGATGAGCTAGCGTCATTAAATCAACTAATATACGAACACCATTCCATTCTAAAACATCTCTGACATTTCTcctatgcattattaatttgtGTAAGAATATTACAAGTCTATCACGTTCCATTCTGTCTAcagactaaaaaaaaatcaaaccatggattagttaaaaatacaattacTGGTTAAAACATCAATGTGAAAATAAAGACGTTTACCTTTTCTAGCATTTGGACAATATATTTTGTGTCTCCAAATGGCCCAATATCTTCATAATAACGTCCGTAAACAATAGACATAGCTTGTAAGCACATACATTTCATTTCGATTTTTGGAGTAAGTAGAAATTTATGATAGAGATCATTAAAAAATTCATAcctataataatgaaatatttaatattatacaatagttttaaaatcgaacatttaaaaatatttacacctTTACACTTACGATTTTCTAATTGGAGAATCTGGAGAATCGTCTGATTCAAGGAGTAAGCGTAGATAATAATCTCCAATACGCACTTCATCTTGTAAACACCGATAATGTATTTCCAATTCAGTATAATTCCAAGCAACAAGGGCAGACCCACTCAATTCCCTATCGCTATTAAACGCCCTAAGTTCACTTTCCAAACAAGATCTTAATTCTTCGCGAGTCTAAAATGTAATATGAACCAAAATAAAgcatgataatttttttaatttctattattaaaatttaaatataataagtacGAACTTTATGATTCCATATGAGATTTGGCAATGCATGATCTTTAGAAAATTGATAAAAGAACATTGACCAATTTGCATCTGCTTTAATTTTTTCTCTTCTTTTTCTCAAAACAATCGGACGTTCGCGCTGTTTTTCTTTACGCTCAATTATTATACCGGTATGAGTACTCCAATGTTGAAGAGCAATTTGTGTATAATgctgaaattaataatatataatattttaatctttGAAGAGAAGAATATTttctatatcaaaaaatatttgtaaacctCCAAATGCTTTTCAACAGCTCTAAATTGTCTCTCAATAGCTTCCCATTGTGGGcctcttttatttttactagcTGCATCCTGAGCTAACTTCAAATTATCTCGATCGTTCAATTCATCATCACTAGAGTTTTGAGGAACTTTATCCGTTGAATCCAAGAAGCCAAGCAATCCCGAAGGCTAAAATATTGTCAAGTAAATTTATGATCATTcaaaatgtaaattatatatgtaatatataaaaagaaattaatttacaaatatccTCCTCAATAGAGCCATCGCTGGTGGATGACCCGTAGCCCACAACCCTACTAAATGTCTTGACAAAAAGCGATGTTGGGGTCGAGCTGTTCCGAATAATGCAATTAAAAGGTGTCGTGGTAAAGCAGCTTCGGCCAATGCTAAGGCTTGCATACGAGCACCCAATTCTGCATTGCCTTCTTCTATTAGCGCTCGCATTACAAGTCCACCTCCTTTCACGATTGCCATCGAAGGGTGCTGAATTAgcgtaaataaaatttataaatacatacatacatc containing:
- the Rme-8 gene encoding receptor mediated endocytosis 8, whose amino-acid sequence is MTPLKDNVDVSSFLVTKHSWKGRYRRVVAIGSQGLTTYNPDKLEITNRWWWSELVSFAAATSTSSSARPEFVLTIRRDRKLDNVRFSSEHRNLILTEAFKYRHLFAEKPQHTFRYEAYKHHWSDTKLPVVLEVTPCSLDQLDPVTNIPLASYSYHEIEGIIGVQDYPGGFVIACGGFSRLHLFASSKYNEIKNKIIDAALNTLGINIKVLPTTITLDDFQNQRFGKYSGDTHQTSVSEFVVNKVNSLRHIEPPRRTLCLSETCILERDPQTYSVCCLRPLADIWALIRDSSNPQLFVIEYMNGQIRCYVAAERDALLASLLDGVRSSGNRDVHVKMQLTPKGKRFGPLHVPVDEETESNHLRFLITSTGHSRGDMIERFNANVAYSGLLYSVNQDRLFSENKEKLIAQALQSLVQIGDKENNIKSSAVDLEAQFHAIRRLGASKVGFGAFTTMTGFREALGSKVVAALRKGDPGVAHAALDALCALLHPMHSDYDLRQEQLNKSSMLSSKNFLEGLLDMWTEHVTQGSGALVVAAMLDFLTFSLCVPYSETTDSKHFDQLLELVATRGRSVFKLFEHPSMAIVKGGGLVMRALIEEGNAELGARMQALALAEAALPRHLLIALFGTARPQHRFLSRHLVGLWATGHPPAMALLRRIFPSGLLGFLDSTDKVPQNSSDDELNDRDNLKLAQDAASKNKRGPQWEAIERQFRAVEKHLEHYTQIALQHWSTHTGIIIERKEKQRERPIVLRKRREKIKADANWSMFFYQFSKDHALPNLIWNHKTREELRSCLESELRAFNSDRELSGSALVAWNYTELEIHYRCLQDEVRIGDYYLRLLLESDDSPDSPIRKSYEFFNDLYHKFLLTPKIEMKCMCLQAMSIVYGRYYEDIGPFGDTKYIVQMLEKSVDRMERDRLVIFLHKLIMHRRNVRDVLEWNGVRILVDLMTLAHLHTARATVPAQSNLLEAAPNSGQSTTDKEWYYNVEKAQGQIERTGPVSFQDIKDLYKDQKINARTKCWASGMDGWRMLQAIPQLKWTLLARGTPVFNESELATQILNILIKCCEYYPSRDEDNAIVRPLPKIKRVLSDSYCLAHVVQILLTFDPVLVEKVAILLCEVIQDNPEISKLYLTGVFYFILMYTGSNLLPIARFLQLTHMKQAFRTEDVSSDIMQRSILGQLLPEAMVCYLHNHGAEKFAQIFLGEYDTPEAIWNAEMRRMLIVKVSAHIGDFTPRLRAHSGARYPYLAIPAVRYTQLDSELFCNIFYLRHLCDTHRFPDWPIPDSVKLLKDVLEAWKKEVEKKPPIMTVDEAYKSLGLAPGKHHDEAVVRKSYYKLAQQFHPDKNPQGRDRFEAVNQAYEFLCSRSIWTGDGPNPNNIVLVLRAQSILFSRYSEELEPYKYAGYPQLIKTIQMETSDEALFSKTAPLLAAGCELAYHTVSCSALNAEELRREGGIQVLLEAYSRCVSVISLSSKPTDVAVQVCNHISQCYAVAAKFPHCRDVIGEMPSLIVDLCRILQFNHLGALCCSGVRCVAALCVDGALQTRLLRCGALWPLMKAMLCYDFTLDEGGVERSQDANQQEVANQLAKLSIVACASLGGYLLEDQEIPRNQLATNAFKSLFTPYLTKKLSNDKPEELLKILNSNWRNPYLIWDNSTRAELSEFLNNRKQYAINDDDDDDIILCTEFKYSAHEGQLIVGEIFVQIYNEQPTFPIENAKGFALDLLELLGKQSCGLMNNEIISHMVMCLEAIANVIKTNPGVEIQCIGHFGLIFGLLSARGYPEVLKKALNVVISSAGCSECVEDIAAGKLLGHLLPAVASDQLQASALDALSPLLTNTSIVNEALNKGAVIYLLDIFCNSNSENLIETSAELLAKMIADKLHGPKVKLSLCRYLPAIFADAMRSGGGAVAARMLNTCERHPELVWDTDAKDRVSSIVSRHKDEHFTMQISDPGVLWNTSIDPNETNSGLVWTPPGEIVVGGVYLRLFVANPQWTLRSPRTFLADLLDSVMVGLQRDGQEEALELCRKALCGLLGAQPVLTDLVASHGHLPRLCRYLATNPHHVLPILHTISSNHICVSALSQTDCIAGIKQAIKTKREMVGLACEALSRIFTSTANTDELVHQALETDMVGQLLLLLEGKLEGVPPSGQITAQAVAALKAMARSIVHGERVRTALAACPAWQQYANQRHDLFIADTPVAGYLTGGVPQSAGYLTQAPTSNITLQPPPVD